Below is a window of Leptospira hartskeerlii DNA.
TTTAACGACTTTGAAAGTATGACAAGGGCGAATCGTTACCAAAAAGAAGAAATGGATGGTATTGCGATTCCGGCCTAGTACGTTAAAGTCGGAAATGGCATGCAAAATTTAAAAGAATCTGAAAGACCCCAAGGTCAATTCATTCGATCCTTAGACCAAGCGGAGGCAAATTTCTGGCTTTATGACCGTGCCTCCTCAATGAACTTCTGCGTGATGGCAGAGGGTGAGGGTTCCTTCTCGGAAGAGAGTTTACGAAAAGCACTGGACCTTATTCAAAACAAACATGCGTTAGCTAAGGTTCAGATCTTAAAACAAGCCGGACAAGATTCTCATTTATACTTTGCAACCTCGGATAGAAAAATTCCGATCCAAAAGGATTTTTATTCTCCCGATTGGAAATCCAAATTAGCTAAGGAGACAATTCGACTTTTTGAATTGGGAGATTCTCCTTTAATCAGGACTATATTTTATACTTCCGGAAATTCTAAATTTGCGATCGGAGTTATCTTTCATCATAGTATTGGAGACGGAAGATCAGGTTGTAGATTTCTCTTAGATGTACTTAGAGCAAGTACAGGAGAAGCTGATGAAATTGAAGAAGATTCAGAATATTCTTCCTTAATGGAATTATATCCTGCAGAAGAATTGTATAAGGGTGGACCCAAACCTGAAAAGCCTTTAACGATCCCTCAATTCTCTCGCAAAAAAGAAGAACAAGATCCTGAGATTATCAGTTTTTATTTGGAAGAAGAAGATGTTGAATCGCTATTAAAAACTTCTAAACAAAAAAAAATCTCCTTTCACGGGATCTTAGGTGCAGCTCAGGTAACAGCTCTTTCGGATTTTTTTGACAGGGAACAAGAAGGAGTATTGTATCTTTCTACACCGGCGGATCTGAGACCTCACCTGAGTCATCCAGTGCCGGATTCCGCACTCGGACTTTATATTTCCTTATTCACCACTCCTGTGAATATTCGAGATCCTTTCGATATGAAAGCAAAAGCGATCATGAATGACGTAAGGGCTCGTATCGGAAGAAGAGAAGGCAGAGCGTTTTACGAACTACTTCCTCCTTCCGAACAATTTTTGGAAAAAGAAGATGGGCTAAAACTTTTCCAATTGTTAATGAGTCGAAATCCTCAATCTAGTTTATTGAGTAATGTAGGGATCATTCCTGTTTTAGCTTCAGATGAAATAAAAGTAAAAGAACTTTCTTTTACGGTCCATCCGGCTTTGACCCAAACAGTTTTTACGACGGTGACAACCTATGAAAATAGAATGGCTATCAATATAAATTACGATAAGAATCGTTGGAAAGAAGAGGATATCTCTCAATTCGCATATTCTTTCCGGAAGAATATACTTTCTAATTCCTGAGTGTGCCTCAAAAAGGAAGGATCCTTTTTCTGTTTATAAAAACTCTTCTGCCAAGGATCCAGCCACAGATCAAGATTACGCAGCCAAAATAAGAGATCAAGTTTGGAATTAAAAGAATCTTCACTTCTGCGAGGACTGGAACCTGCATCGTTAAGCCTGCAAGCATTAGGATAGTATGGATTTCTGCAACTCTTGCTTTTTTCTCATCTAAATATTTACCTAAACCTCCTCCAGTGATAAAGGCAAGAACTCCGAAAACGGCTCCAGCTCTTCCGATAGTGGCAGAAAAATATTCAAAATTTTGAATATCAGGAAATTGGAATAGAATGACAAACGGACGAGAAAAAAGAAAACTTAAGGAAACGATCCCCAAATATCTATGAAGCCTAAGTTTGTTTTTAGGGGAAAGTTCCAAGGCAGAAACTTAAGCGGGATCACCGCTACCTACCGGAACAGGTTCATTTTCTGGAAGTAAACTTAAACCGCCTGCTTCCAATTCGGGCTCAGAAATAGTGTCCATCGGGATCGGATGGGATTTTTTAGAAAGTTTAAAATAGTAATACAGCGGAACGGAAAAAAGAGTGAAACCAAAGCCCCAGAGAGCTTCCGCACTTTTATTATATAGCAATGTTGCAATAATTAGAATATTAGAAAGTATGTATAGATAGGTCGAATACGGATAACCTGGGATCTTGAACTCATTCTTTAAATGTCTTTTTTCGAAAATAATTGGCGTATATGCGGTGATCGTTGCAAGCAATAGGGTAGAGCAGGTGATCAGATATAAAAGTGATTCAATCTCCTTTACAAAGCAGAAAAGACAAGCGTACAGAAACTGAAAGATCAGAGATTTATAAGGACTATGATATTTGGAATGTAATTTTGCCATGCTTGGGAAAAAGAATCCGTCCCTCGCCATCGCAAAATAAATTCTGGAACCACCTATGATATAAGCGGAAATTCCACCGAGGAAAACCCAACAAATAAACGCAGTGATTAGAATATTCACACCGTTCCCGAATAAGAATCCGGAAGCAGTCACGCCTATCTTCTCATCTCCCGCCAGAAATTGGATAGGAGCAGAGCTTAAATATAGGAAATTGATTAGAACATAAAGAAAAGTAACCAAAGTGCAGGAAACGATCACAGATTTGTAAATATTTTTTTCCGGATCTTTTACTTCTTCTGCGACGTAGGTGATCATATTCCAGCCCAAATAGGAAAAAGTGACCGGGATAGCTCCCGCAAGCAAAAGATTCCACCCTTGAAGATCGGAAGGTATCAGAGAAAAGGATTCGAAATTTTGAATATTATAATTTCCGATAACAAAACCTAAGGTCACAAACGCAACCAAACCCAAAATTTTGAAGGTAGTAAAAAAGTTCTGGATACGAGAGGCGAAACCAATCCCAAAAAAGTTCACAATTGTGAAAAATAAGATCGTTGAAATCCCTAAGATCTGGGCCACGCCCAACGAAAATGTGATCCCCAAAAACTTGGATTCTAAGAAATAAATGTCCCAACTGGGGTTGAACAAGGTAAGAAACGATTTAGAAAATGCAATTGCAGAAAGAGAAATGGAAGCGGAAAAATTCACCGACAAAGAAAGCCATCCGCTAGAAAACGCTACAATCGGAGAGTAGGCCTCCTTTAAATAAACGTAATCTCCTCCCGCATACGGAAAGATACTTGCAGATTTCGCATAACTCATCGCGCCCGCGATTGCCAAGAATCCGCCCAGAATCCAACAAAGAAGCGCCCAATTTGGATTAGCAGTTTGGGTAAGAATATAACCCGTAGTGATGAAAACCCCCGGTCCTACCATAGAGCTGAACATAAGAGAAATTGAATCGTAAAGATTAAGAGAGCGACGAAGTTTCATTTCGGGTTTTGGTCAAAATAGCCTTTTTACTTTCACTCACAAGACATTTTCAAGGAATTTCAGAACGCTCATCATGGATGTTGGATAGGTATTGGAAAAGGCTACCTAATTTACACTACATTTGATTTTGCATAACAAGCTTCGGAGGCTCGATACAGTGTGCAAAAAAATATATATTCGGAGGATAAATATGGTTTAAAGACACTTTTGGGATATCAATAGATTG
It encodes the following:
- a CDS encoding phthiocerol/phthiodiolone dimycocerosyl transferase family protein, producing the protein MQNLKESERPQGQFIRSLDQAEANFWLYDRASSMNFCVMAEGEGSFSEESLRKALDLIQNKHALAKVQILKQAGQDSHLYFATSDRKIPIQKDFYSPDWKSKLAKETIRLFELGDSPLIRTIFYTSGNSKFAIGVIFHHSIGDGRSGCRFLLDVLRASTGEADEIEEDSEYSSLMELYPAEELYKGGPKPEKPLTIPQFSRKKEEQDPEIISFYLEEEDVESLLKTSKQKKISFHGILGAAQVTALSDFFDREQEGVLYLSTPADLRPHLSHPVPDSALGLYISLFTTPVNIRDPFDMKAKAIMNDVRARIGRREGRAFYELLPPSEQFLEKEDGLKLFQLLMSRNPQSSLLSNVGIIPVLASDEIKVKELSFTVHPALTQTVFTTVTTYENRMAININYDKNRWKEEDISQFAYSFRKNILSNS
- a CDS encoding APC family permease codes for the protein MKLRRSLNLYDSISLMFSSMVGPGVFITTGYILTQTANPNWALLCWILGGFLAIAGAMSYAKSASIFPYAGGDYVYLKEAYSPIVAFSSGWLSLSVNFSASISLSAIAFSKSFLTLFNPSWDIYFLESKFLGITFSLGVAQILGISTILFFTIVNFFGIGFASRIQNFFTTFKILGLVAFVTLGFVIGNYNIQNFESFSLIPSDLQGWNLLLAGAIPVTFSYLGWNMITYVAEEVKDPEKNIYKSVIVSCTLVTFLYVLINFLYLSSAPIQFLAGDEKIGVTASGFLFGNGVNILITAFICWVFLGGISAYIIGGSRIYFAMARDGFFFPSMAKLHSKYHSPYKSLIFQFLYACLFCFVKEIESLLYLITCSTLLLATITAYTPIIFEKRHLKNEFKIPGYPYSTYLYILSNILIIATLLYNKSAEALWGFGFTLFSVPLYYYFKLSKKSHPIPMDTISEPELEAGGLSLLPENEPVPVGSGDPA